In Salmo salar chromosome ssa03, Ssal_v3.1, whole genome shotgun sequence, a single genomic region encodes these proteins:
- the LOC106596438 gene encoding CD209 antigen-like protein E: MDIDDCIYANQRPIKPREKDGVGDQHSGFCQWWKRYSGAAAVCLGLLCVILAGIIGLLLYQRNQLTSYNSLTNERDQLQTSDSNLTAERDQLQTSNNTLTKERDQLQIRYNTLTRERDQLQIRYNTLTRERDQLQTRYNSLTRERDQLQSLVEKVCPQGWKKLGSSCYYVSTEYKSWEESRQDCRNRGAHLVVINSQEKQTLVNWLCGVKNYVWIGLTDSVSEGTWKWVDDTPLTKKYWNSGEPNGGRAENCVYFYSWSSDTGEWWDYDCSHQYRWICEK, translated from the exons GGTTTTGTCAGTGGTGGAAGAGATACTCTGGAGctgctgcagtgtgtctggggctgctgtgtgttatactggctgggatcataggcctgtTACTCTACC AGAGAAACCAACTGaccagttataacagcctgacCAATGAgcgagaccagttacagaccagcGACAGCAAcctgactgcagagagagaccagctacagactagCAACAACAcgctgaccaaagagagagaccagctacagatcagatacaacaccctgaccagagagagggaccaGCTACAGATCAGATACAACaccctgaccagagagagggaccagctacagaccagatacaactccctgaccagagagagagaccagctacaatcTTTAGTTGAGAAAG TGTGTCCTCAAGGATGGAAAAAGCTTGGTAGCAGTTGTTACTACGTCTCTACTGAGTACAAATCCtgggaggagagcagacaggactgcAGAAATAGAGGAGCACACCTGGTGGTTATCAACAGCCaagagaaacag ACATTAGTCAATTGGTTATGCGGGGTAAAGAACTATgtctggattggtctgactgactctgtttcTGAGGGGACCTGGAAATGGGTGGACGACACACCACTGACCAAAAA gtattggaacagtggagaGCCTAATGGTGGAAGAGCTGAGAACTGTGTATATTTCTACTCCTGGTCATCAGACACAGGAGAATGGTGGGactatgactgttcccatcaataCAGATGGATCTGTGAGAAATAG